From the genome of Hymenobacter sp. PAMC 26628, one region includes:
- a CDS encoding AIR synthase-related protein: MSTPSSENPAGYSIEEGNAASRNAYGWAKKTFANRTGLPGEPAQDLDGGFSNEIRFGAERLGISSDGIGTKIEVAERLNRYDTLGYDLIAMTADDLIAAGFVPTNLSNIIDVNHLDYGVVDQMMRGLHDAANFAKVAITGGEIAELGNRIGGWPGAAMNFNWCSTAIGVLHPSLAQPLSGKTAQAGHAVVALRSPSFRSNGYSLARKTLQKLFGDHWHEAPYDGPDAAQFPTWGDAMLAPSLIYSPGIAALLDAGLPLHGVAHITGGGVADNFQRVLKNGLGALLDNLFEPLPAMQRLCEAGGISPETAYLYWNMGTGMLVVTEAASAAAVVAVLQASGYDAQVAGHLTAEPGVTLRVGALELKYA, from the coding sequence ATGTCTACTCCCTCCTCCGAAAATCCCGCCGGCTACTCCATCGAAGAAGGCAACGCCGCCTCGCGCAACGCCTACGGCTGGGCCAAAAAAACCTTCGCCAACCGCACCGGCTTGCCCGGCGAGCCCGCCCAGGATTTGGACGGCGGCTTCTCGAACGAAATCCGGTTTGGGGCCGAGCGCCTGGGCATCAGCTCCGACGGCATCGGGACCAAGATTGAGGTGGCCGAGCGCCTGAACCGCTACGACACGCTGGGCTACGACCTCATCGCCATGACGGCCGACGACCTCATCGCCGCTGGCTTCGTGCCCACCAACCTGTCGAACATCATCGACGTGAACCACCTCGACTACGGCGTGGTGGACCAAATGATGCGCGGTCTGCACGACGCGGCCAACTTCGCCAAGGTGGCCATCACGGGCGGCGAAATTGCCGAGCTGGGCAACCGCATCGGCGGCTGGCCCGGCGCGGCCATGAACTTCAACTGGTGCTCAACGGCCATCGGCGTGCTGCACCCCAGCCTGGCCCAGCCCCTGAGCGGCAAAACTGCCCAGGCCGGCCACGCCGTGGTGGCCCTGCGCTCGCCCTCGTTCCGCTCCAACGGCTACTCGCTCGCCCGCAAAACCCTGCAAAAGCTCTTCGGCGACCACTGGCACGAGGCCCCCTACGACGGCCCCGACGCCGCCCAGTTCCCCACCTGGGGCGACGCCATGCTGGCTCCCTCGCTCATCTACTCGCCCGGCATCGCGGCCCTGCTCGACGCCGGCCTGCCGCTGCACGGCGTGGCCCACATCACCGGCGGCGGCGTGGCCGACAACTTCCAGCGCGTCCTCAAAAACGGCCTGGGGGCCCTGTTGGACAACCTATTCGAGCCGCTGCCCGCCATGCAGCGCCTGTGCGAAGCGGGCGGCATCAGCCCCGAAACTGCCTACCTCTACTGGAACATGGGCACCGGGATGCTCGTCGTGACCGAAGCCGCCAGCGCCGCCGCCGTGGTGGCCGTCCTGCAAGCCAGCGGCTACGACGCCCAGGTGGCCGGCCACCTCACCGCCGAGCCCGGCGTGACGCTGCGCGTGGGGGCCCTGGAGTTGAAGTATGCGTAA
- the purF gene encoding amidophosphoribosyltransferase: protein MCGIVGFHGPDNVVGDMIIGLTALQHRGQDAAGIATFDDSFHLHKGQGLVNDVFKPKHVKKLKGHTGIGHVRYTTQGANDSDLAQPFTTSYPFGLAMVHNGNVINFRDVAKRLHDHYHVLPKTTNDLELIMYTFASELRVKDLDHLSVVDIFDAVETTQALVEGAYATITMIAGHGLLAFTDPLGIRPLVLGRRDTPEGPVFAFVSESTCFDYLDFEFIENVGPGQAIFIDNNFQVHYKNPYALPKNFCAFEQIYFAREDSVIHGRLVARERVRLGKLLARKVADAGLKPDMVIDVPSSGYFAASGLAEAIGVPYRRALVKNNHMGRSFIVPTQAGREDVVKKKLNPIRDFVRGKKVAVVDDSIVRGTTSRRIVRLLREAGALEVYFISSAPPIVSPCIYGIDMAMSTELIAANYSEDEICRYIEADRVIYQDLADLEQLFSEERGHGGSCFACFSGKYPTGDVTHYLRHVQEERQSHRGDKKKDKTSVSAKAPAPTEH from the coding sequence ATGTGCGGTATTGTAGGTTTTCACGGCCCCGACAACGTGGTGGGCGACATGATTATCGGCCTCACCGCCCTCCAGCACCGGGGGCAGGACGCGGCCGGTATCGCCACGTTTGACGATTCCTTTCACTTGCACAAGGGGCAGGGGCTCGTGAACGACGTGTTCAAGCCTAAGCACGTGAAAAAGCTGAAGGGCCACACCGGCATCGGGCACGTGCGCTACACCACGCAGGGCGCCAACGACTCCGACCTGGCCCAGCCCTTCACCACCAGCTACCCGTTTGGCCTGGCGATGGTGCACAACGGCAACGTCATCAACTTCCGCGACGTGGCCAAGCGCCTGCACGACCACTACCACGTGCTGCCCAAAACGACGAATGACCTGGAGCTCATCATGTACACCTTCGCTTCGGAGCTGCGCGTGAAGGACCTGGACCACCTCTCGGTGGTGGACATTTTCGACGCCGTGGAAACCACCCAGGCGCTGGTGGAGGGTGCCTACGCTACCATCACCATGATTGCCGGGCACGGCCTGCTGGCCTTCACCGACCCGCTGGGCATCCGGCCGCTGGTGCTGGGCCGCCGCGACACGCCCGAGGGCCCCGTGTTTGCCTTCGTGTCGGAGAGCACGTGCTTTGATTACCTGGACTTTGAATTTATCGAGAACGTGGGCCCCGGCCAGGCCATTTTCATCGACAACAACTTCCAGGTGCACTATAAGAATCCCTACGCGCTGCCCAAAAACTTCTGCGCCTTCGAGCAGATTTATTTCGCCCGCGAAGACTCCGTGATCCACGGCCGCCTGGTGGCCCGCGAGCGGGTGCGCCTGGGCAAGCTGCTGGCCCGCAAAGTGGCCGACGCTGGCCTGAAGCCCGACATGGTGATTGACGTGCCGAGCAGTGGCTACTTCGCTGCCTCCGGCCTGGCCGAGGCTATTGGCGTGCCCTACCGCCGGGCCCTGGTGAAAAATAACCACATGGGCCGCTCGTTCATCGTGCCCACCCAGGCCGGGCGCGAGGACGTGGTGAAGAAAAAGCTCAACCCCATCCGCGACTTCGTGCGCGGCAAAAAAGTGGCCGTGGTGGACGACAGCATCGTGCGCGGCACCACGTCGCGGCGCATCGTGCGGCTGCTGCGCGAGGCGGGGGCCCTGGAGGTGTACTTCATTTCGAGCGCGCCGCCCATTGTCTCGCCCTGCATCTACGGCATCGACATGGCCATGAGCACCGAGCTGATTGCGGCCAACTATTCGGAGGATGAAATCTGCCGCTACATCGAGGCTGATCGGGTGATTTACCAGGACCTGGCCGATTTGGAGCAACTTTTTTCTGAGGAGCGCGGCCACGGTGGCTCGTGCTTCGCTTGCTTCTCGGGCAAGTACCCCACCGGCGACGTGACGCACTACCTGCGCCACGTGCAGGAAGAGCGCCAGAGCCACCGCGGCGACAAAAAGAAGGATAAAACCTCGGTGAGCGCCAAGGCCCCCGCGCCCACGGAGCACTAG
- a CDS encoding zinc ribbon domain-containing protein yields the protein MSTMIQFVANYDDLSTDKGYQFKFHCDKCRNGYMSRFQPNAIGIAGGLLQAASSLFGGLGGAENAAYHIQRAIGGKAHDGALETAVAEGKTYFKQCTRCGHWVCPDVCWNAGAGLCEDCAPDEQEELRAQQAQATREQIHTKTRAQDYTQNLDFLGRTPLVQCASCQAKLAAGQKFCPSCGAPNAAAQAPGRFCTGCGTGLKPDQKFCADCGAKN from the coding sequence ATGAGCACCATGATCCAGTTCGTTGCCAACTACGACGACCTATCGACCGACAAGGGCTACCAGTTCAAGTTTCATTGCGACAAGTGCCGCAACGGGTACATGTCGCGGTTTCAGCCCAACGCCATCGGCATTGCCGGCGGGCTGTTGCAGGCGGCCAGCAGCTTGTTTGGGGGCCTGGGCGGGGCTGAGAATGCGGCCTACCACATCCAGCGCGCCATTGGGGGCAAGGCCCACGACGGGGCCCTGGAAACGGCCGTGGCCGAGGGCAAAACCTACTTCAAGCAATGCACGCGCTGCGGCCACTGGGTGTGCCCCGACGTGTGCTGGAACGCCGGCGCGGGCCTCTGCGAAGACTGCGCGCCCGATGAGCAGGAGGAGCTGCGGGCCCAGCAGGCCCAGGCCACCCGCGAGCAAATCCACACCAAAACCCGCGCCCAGGACTACACCCAAAACCTCGATTTCCTGGGCCGCACCCCGCTGGTGCAATGTGCCAGCTGCCAGGCTAAGCTGGCCGCCGGCCAGAAGTTTTGCCCCAGCTGCGGGGCCCCCAACGCCGCGGCCCAGGCGCCGGGGCGGTTTTGCACCGGCTGCGGCACGGGCCTGAAACCCGACCAGAAATTCTGCGCCGACTGCGGCGCGAAAAACTAA
- the purN gene encoding phosphoribosylglycinamide formyltransferase: MTPTSPQYDRRPAPSATAGAPGPGAPAKARLAILLSGRGSNMLALVRATQTGPLRDLAEVAVVFSNKPDAPGLEAAGALGCPTAALPSQGRKRAEFDADAAALLQQYRPDFIVLAGYMRILSSAFIQPFAGRIVNIHPADTHQHQGLHAYEWAFDNHLPETKITVHLVDEGLDTGPILAQQTVDLRGAATLAEVERRGLAVEHELYAETLAELIKNYELKIKNELTD, encoded by the coding sequence ATGACGCCGACCTCGCCGCAGTACGACCGCCGCCCAGCGCCCTCCGCTACCGCTGGGGCCCCGGGGCCAGGGGCGCCCGCTAAAGCGCGGCTGGCCATCCTGCTCTCTGGCCGTGGCTCCAACATGCTGGCCCTGGTGCGCGCCACCCAAACCGGCCCGTTGCGCGACCTGGCCGAGGTGGCCGTGGTGTTCAGCAATAAGCCCGATGCGCCCGGCCTCGAAGCCGCCGGGGCCCTGGGCTGCCCCACGGCGGCGCTGCCCAGCCAGGGCCGCAAGCGGGCCGAATTCGACGCCGACGCGGCCGCGCTGCTTCAGCAGTACCGGCCCGATTTTATCGTCCTGGCGGGCTACATGCGCATTTTGTCGTCCGCGTTCATTCAGCCGTTTGCGGGCCGCATCGTCAACATTCACCCCGCCGATACGCACCAGCACCAGGGCCTGCACGCCTACGAGTGGGCGTTCGACAACCACTTGCCCGAAACTAAAATCACCGTGCACCTCGTGGACGAAGGCCTCGACACGGGCCCCATCCTCGCCCAGCAAACGGTGGACCTGCGCGGGGCCGCCACGCTGGCCGAAGTAGAGCGCCGCGGCCTGGCCGTGGAGCACGAGTTGTACGCCGAAACGCTGGCGGAATTAATTAAAAATTATGAATTAAAAATTAAAAATGAGTTGACAGATTGA
- the purD gene encoding phosphoribosylamine--glycine ligase: protein MKPLILLGSGAREHAMAAKLTRDGASVQVVPGNAGIPNSHPGLDPLDFAALEAYARHQGVRLIVVGPEAPLAAGVADYFVGSDIQVFGPTKAGALLESSKVWSKDFMRRHGVATAQAWPFRSDEVDAARAKAAELGGQVVVKYDGLAAGKGVYVCGSPAEAEAALDDLQAHYTGWYSFLLEERLTGPEISIIGLTDGHDMKLLATSQDHKQLLANDEGPNTGGMGAYCPVPFADDQALADIRRDIVEPTLRGLQAEPFDFRGFLYFGIMLTPTGPKLLEYNVRLGDPEAEVLLPAMESSLLALIEATLDGSLAQQVVRQRPGAFVGVVLASGGYPASGFPTGFPITGLEDLPAGVEAFHGATKRSAEGQLVTNGGRVLVLSAQGPTLAAATARAYEAAALVNFQDKYVRPDIAQRPAPVLTQRAVN from the coding sequence TTGAAACCCCTCATTCTCCTCGGTTCCGGGGCCCGCGAGCACGCCATGGCCGCTAAGCTGACCCGCGACGGCGCGTCGGTGCAGGTGGTGCCCGGCAACGCCGGCATCCCCAACAGCCACCCCGGCCTTGACCCGCTCGACTTTGCGGCGCTGGAGGCCTACGCCCGTCACCAGGGCGTGCGGCTGATTGTGGTGGGTCCCGAGGCCCCGCTGGCGGCCGGCGTGGCCGACTACTTCGTCGGCTCCGACATCCAGGTGTTCGGGCCGACCAAGGCGGGGGCCCTGCTGGAAAGCTCCAAGGTGTGGAGCAAGGACTTCATGCGGCGCCACGGCGTGGCCACGGCCCAAGCCTGGCCGTTCCGCAGCGACGAGGTGGATGCCGCCCGCGCCAAGGCCGCCGAGCTGGGCGGCCAGGTGGTGGTAAAGTACGACGGCCTGGCCGCTGGCAAGGGGGTGTACGTGTGCGGCTCGCCGGCCGAGGCCGAGGCGGCGCTCGACGACTTGCAGGCGCACTACACCGGCTGGTATTCCTTCCTGCTGGAAGAGCGGCTCACGGGCCCCGAAATCAGCATCATCGGCCTCACCGACGGCCACGACATGAAGCTGCTGGCCACCTCGCAGGACCACAAGCAGCTGCTGGCCAATGACGAGGGCCCCAACACCGGCGGCATGGGCGCCTATTGCCCCGTGCCGTTTGCCGATGACCAAGCGCTGGCCGATATTCGGCGCGACATCGTGGAGCCCACCCTGCGCGGGCTGCAAGCCGAGCCGTTCGATTTCCGGGGCTTCCTGTATTTCGGTATCATGCTGACGCCCACGGGGCCCAAGCTGCTGGAATACAACGTGCGCCTCGGCGACCCCGAAGCTGAAGTGCTGCTGCCCGCGATGGAGAGCAGCTTGCTGGCGCTGATTGAAGCAACGCTCGACGGCAGCCTGGCCCAGCAGGTGGTGCGGCAGCGGCCGGGTGCCTTTGTGGGCGTGGTGCTGGCCTCGGGCGGCTACCCGGCCAGCGGCTTCCCCACGGGCTTCCCCATCACGGGGCTGGAGGACCTGCCGGCGGGCGTGGAGGCTTTTCACGGCGCTACCAAACGGAGCGCTGAGGGACAGCTGGTTACCAACGGCGGGCGGGTGCTGGTGCTCAGTGCCCAGGGCCCCACGCTGGCGGCCGCCACGGCCCGCGCCTACGAGGCCGCCGCGCTGGTTAATTTCCAGGACAAGTACGTGCGGCCCGACATTGCCCAGCGCCCGGCACCGGTGCTAACCCAACGCGCCGTAAATTGA